In Leptospira bourretii, a genomic segment contains:
- a CDS encoding heme oxygenase (biliverdin-producing) — MSIAMMLREGTADKHQETEKVPYIRAIFRGGLDAQTYTYQLESLHAVYAVMEELYRQNKDNPILAKLYFPALFRENSLKEDIVSFQKKFGTKLRGSISKATQNYIDHIKNTAKTKPELLVAQAYVRYLGDLSGGQSIKKVVAKTFELEGNEGTAFYEFPEIEDLMAFKGIYRQNLDTLPLNDSQKAELLAEANATFDLNKFLFIELDSDLKENIGMDRYQTLLPAG, encoded by the coding sequence ATGTCCATAGCAATGATGTTACGAGAAGGTACTGCCGATAAACACCAAGAAACCGAAAAGGTTCCTTACATTCGGGCCATTTTTAGAGGCGGACTCGACGCCCAAACGTATACTTACCAATTGGAAAGCCTTCATGCTGTTTATGCAGTGATGGAAGAACTCTACCGCCAAAACAAAGATAACCCTATCCTTGCGAAACTTTACTTTCCGGCTCTTTTTCGTGAAAATTCTTTGAAAGAAGACATTGTTAGTTTTCAAAAAAAATTCGGAACCAAACTTCGTGGTTCCATTTCCAAAGCCACACAAAACTACATTGACCATATCAAAAATACGGCAAAAACCAAACCAGAACTTCTCGTGGCACAAGCTTACGTCCGTTACTTGGGAGATCTTTCTGGTGGTCAGTCGATCAAAAAAGTAGTAGCAAAAACTTTTGAACTAGAAGGAAATGAAGGAACTGCTTTTTATGAATTTCCTGAAATCGAAGACCTTATGGCATTCAAAGGTATCTATCGTCAAAACTTGGATACTCTTCCATTGAACGATTCACAAAAAGCAGAACTATTAGCAGAAGCAAATGCGACTTTTGATTTGAATAAATTTTTGTTTATTGAACTCGACTCCGATCTAAAAGAAAATATTGGGATGGATCGTTACCAAACTCTTTTACCAGCAGGTTAA
- a CDS encoding GNAT family N-acetyltransferase, with amino-acid sequence MKPNTINKTERILEVRLAENQLEIERALALRYEVFNLEMGEGLPQSSATRKDRDEYDLYCHHLIVIDKSTDDKKIVGTYRILTRQNAKNGIGFYSENEFDITSIYNLPDEIAEVGRSCVHPDYRDGSVISLLWQGLAEFMNKHNVRYLMGCGSIHSTDAGVASQSYGFLKAKDAIAPEEFRVYPNPDFVLPGFDADFQVEDPKSISKNIPPLLKGYLRVGAKICGIPALDSVFGTTDVFILFDRKEITERYAKHYMNA; translated from the coding sequence ATGAAACCAAATACAATTAACAAAACAGAACGAATCCTAGAGGTTCGTTTGGCTGAAAACCAACTAGAAATTGAAAGAGCACTTGCATTACGTTATGAAGTGTTCAACCTAGAAATGGGAGAAGGTCTGCCACAATCTTCTGCAACAAGAAAAGACCGTGATGAGTACGATTTGTACTGCCACCACTTAATCGTTATCGATAAATCAACAGATGACAAAAAAATTGTAGGAACTTACCGAATTTTAACACGCCAAAATGCAAAAAACGGAATTGGTTTTTACAGTGAAAACGAATTTGATATTACTTCTATTTATAACCTTCCAGATGAGATCGCGGAAGTAGGACGTTCTTGTGTTCACCCTGACTACCGCGATGGATCTGTAATCTCTTTACTTTGGCAAGGTCTTGCTGAGTTTATGAACAAACATAATGTTCGTTACCTGATGGGTTGTGGATCCATCCATTCTACTGATGCGGGAGTTGCTTCACAATCTTATGGATTTTTGAAAGCAAAAGACGCCATTGCTCCGGAAGAATTTCGGGTATATCCAAACCCTGACTTTGTTCTCCCTGGGTTTGATGCCGATTTTCAAGTAGAAGATCCAAAATCGATCTCCAAAAATATCCCTCCACTTTTGAAAGGATACCTCCGGGTGGGTGCTAAAATCTGTGGAATTCCTGCACTGGATTCTGTTTTTGGTACTACAGATGTGTTTATTCTTTTCGACCGCAAGGAAATCACGGAGAGATATGCGAAACACTATATGAATGCATGA
- a CDS encoding acyltransferase family protein: MKKYFHHLTNPHPREILSLHTIRGIGIIVVLMVHFTHTIAKDAIIVNPQLFLFFSNFSSALDAFFVLSGFLISEQLFRAHKNGKDMSFKRFFRNRVLRIFPGYYFFISTIALLTFLQILLIENAIEKKGITDLNILSAYIDLKSMFRASWADFVFVGNYIKNLHVHTWSLSVEEQFYFCIPFFMTFVLFKYPKHTMTFLGSLYVIALLFRLFYFYSDDVTNKFEKMYYSTETRYDAFIVGIIIAYWSQYKPEILKSKFLKSSITFSIFILLIVLSHLIRKDDSFMAVTFKNNLINLGFGSLVIACLNMNDFSYNTPIRSIYKSTMTFLARISFTIYLWHMTVLSVLGNLKLTKPDYLENSVFYLIYFIGYALLSISVGVVLYRLIEYPFIMIKDKHKTS, from the coding sequence ATGAAAAAGTACTTCCATCACCTAACGAATCCGCATCCTCGTGAAATTTTGAGCCTCCATACGATTCGAGGGATTGGGATAATTGTAGTGCTTATGGTACACTTTACCCATACAATAGCAAAAGACGCTATCATTGTTAACCCACAACTCTTCCTTTTTTTCTCAAATTTTTCCTCTGCTTTGGATGCTTTTTTTGTGTTAAGTGGTTTCTTGATTTCTGAACAACTTTTTAGGGCACATAAAAATGGAAAAGATATGAGCTTTAAGAGATTTTTCAGGAACCGTGTTCTCCGTATATTTCCAGGTTACTATTTCTTTATTTCTACTATTGCCCTCCTAACTTTTTTACAAATCCTACTAATTGAAAATGCTATCGAAAAAAAAGGGATTACCGACTTAAATATTTTAAGTGCCTACATTGACCTGAAGTCAATGTTCCGTGCTTCATGGGCGGACTTTGTATTTGTTGGGAATTATATAAAAAATCTGCATGTTCACACTTGGTCATTATCTGTGGAAGAGCAGTTCTACTTTTGTATCCCATTTTTTATGACATTTGTTCTGTTTAAATATCCTAAACATACAATGACGTTTCTGGGTTCACTTTACGTGATTGCCCTATTGTTTCGCCTTTTCTACTTTTATTCCGATGATGTAACAAACAAATTTGAGAAAATGTATTATTCAACAGAAACTCGTTATGATGCATTCATTGTTGGGATCATCATTGCATATTGGAGCCAATATAAACCGGAAATTCTAAAATCAAAATTTCTTAAAAGTTCCATCACTTTCTCGATATTCATCCTACTCATTGTGTTGAGTCATTTGATTCGAAAAGATGACTCTTTTATGGCTGTTACTTTTAAAAATAATTTGATAAACTTAGGATTTGGCTCACTTGTAATCGCTTGTCTAAATATGAACGATTTTTCTTATAATACGCCAATTCGCTCAATATACAAAAGCACCATGACTTTTTTAGCAAGAATTAGTTTTACTATATATCTCTGGCACATGACAGTCCTATCTGTTCTAGGGAATTTAAAACTAACAAAACCAGATTACCTTGAAAACTCAGTATTCTACCTGATTTACTTTATTGGATATGCTCTGCTTAGTATTTCAGTAGGTGTGGTGTTGTATCGCCTCATTGAATATCCTTTTATCATGATAAAAGATAAACATAAAACGTCGTAA
- the polA gene encoding DNA polymerase I produces the protein MSGRLLIIDGHALAFRAYFAFAASNLTNSKTGLPSGAVFGFWRMLFKLLQDEKVTHIAFTFDPGTRLERNDLYEDYKAHRKPMPEDLKPQIHTIYEMLKALEFPMYKMDGIEADDIIGSLCKKFGKDFDEIVILSSDKDLYQVLDKNIHMLRGKRGVSEFEKIDPKWVETNIGITKEQVPDYMGLLGDASDNIPGVKGVGEKGAAKLIQEFGNLETIYKKLDQVKNKSLIDKLAADKENAFLSRKLATIVTNLKLDIKKNDLKLPNYHEPAKVQYFKDEGYNVLHRDLAKQAGIQIVSDGDSKEKVSESEPAKKGKKASKEIAGTESENKPNKGSAVTKKNYKRIQTLDELKKIVAKLDQKKPISVDTETTSQDPMLAELLGVSFSQEPGVGYYIAFSHPESIYSHLLPTPEEGLAVLKPMFTDPKWKKVGQNIKYDLLVLRNYGVELSGIHFDTMLASYLLNPGERRHNMDDMAVDYLNYKTITYDELVGTGKKKQNLYDIDPERVSEYACEDADITFQLHNVLSPKMEEGIHKKLFYEIEMPVLLTLADMEFEGISVEKGYFESLSKSFETKIKEHEKNIHFYAGRAFNINSTKELQTVLFEDLRLPAEKKTQTGYSTDHSVLESLQGTHPIIDELLEIRKFSKLKSTYTDTLPTLINPKTGRIHTSYNQTIAATGRLSSTNPNLQNIPIKDEEGRLLRKGFIAKKGYEILSLDYSQIELRIMAHFANDPQMMDAYQSGVDIHKRTAAGIFGVPEDKVTPDMRNKAKVVNFSVIYGVTSFGLSNNLRISRKEAKEFIEKYFATYKGVQTYMEEIVEFCKEHGYVETLLGRRRYLPDIHSKHKMASETAKRVAINSPIQGTSADMIKLAMIQIHNKIKKNGYRSKLLLQVHDELVFEVDPKEKKEFYQMAKDEMESAMKLKVPIVAQGKFGGNWDEAH, from the coding sequence ATGAGCGGAAGACTTCTTATCATTGATGGCCATGCTTTGGCATTCCGAGCCTATTTTGCTTTTGCAGCTTCAAACCTTACCAATTCCAAAACAGGACTTCCTAGCGGTGCTGTTTTTGGTTTTTGGAGGATGTTATTCAAACTCCTCCAAGATGAAAAAGTAACCCATATTGCCTTTACCTTTGATCCCGGTACAAGACTCGAAAGAAACGATTTGTATGAGGATTATAAAGCACATAGAAAACCAATGCCAGAGGATCTAAAACCTCAAATCCATACAATCTATGAAATGTTAAAAGCGTTGGAATTCCCTATGTACAAAATGGATGGGATTGAAGCTGACGATATCATCGGTTCTTTATGCAAAAAATTTGGAAAAGATTTTGATGAAATAGTCATTCTTTCCAGTGATAAAGATTTATACCAAGTCCTTGATAAAAACATACACATGTTACGTGGGAAACGCGGTGTTTCTGAATTTGAAAAGATCGATCCCAAATGGGTAGAAACCAATATCGGAATTACCAAAGAACAAGTTCCTGATTATATGGGACTACTCGGAGATGCTTCTGATAATATTCCTGGTGTCAAAGGTGTGGGAGAAAAAGGTGCCGCCAAACTCATCCAAGAATTTGGAAACCTAGAAACCATTTATAAAAAATTAGATCAGGTAAAAAACAAATCACTCATTGATAAGTTAGCAGCCGACAAAGAGAACGCATTTTTATCGCGAAAACTAGCAACCATTGTTACCAACCTCAAACTCGATATCAAAAAGAATGATCTCAAACTTCCGAACTACCATGAACCAGCCAAGGTTCAATATTTTAAAGATGAAGGATATAATGTCCTCCACCGCGATCTTGCCAAACAAGCAGGAATTCAGATTGTAAGCGATGGGGACTCCAAAGAAAAAGTTTCAGAATCAGAACCGGCCAAAAAAGGCAAAAAAGCATCAAAAGAGATAGCAGGTACTGAGAGTGAAAATAAACCAAACAAAGGTTCGGCGGTAACAAAAAAGAACTACAAACGAATCCAAACCTTGGATGAATTAAAAAAAATTGTCGCAAAACTCGATCAGAAAAAACCAATTTCTGTGGATACAGAAACCACTTCACAAGATCCAATGCTTGCGGAGTTACTCGGTGTATCCTTTTCCCAGGAACCTGGCGTTGGTTATTATATCGCATTCTCACATCCTGAGTCCATTTATAGCCACCTACTCCCAACACCCGAAGAAGGACTCGCAGTTTTAAAACCAATGTTTACCGATCCCAAATGGAAAAAAGTGGGACAAAACATCAAATATGATTTATTAGTACTTCGCAATTATGGTGTTGAACTTTCTGGAATTCATTTTGATACCATGCTTGCTTCTTATCTTTTAAATCCAGGGGAACGACGCCATAATATGGATGATATGGCCGTTGACTACTTGAATTATAAAACCATCACTTATGATGAGTTAGTTGGCACAGGAAAGAAAAAACAAAACTTATACGATATTGATCCTGAACGAGTATCCGAGTATGCTTGTGAAGATGCCGACATCACTTTTCAACTTCACAATGTACTTTCTCCTAAAATGGAGGAAGGAATTCACAAAAAACTTTTTTATGAGATTGAGATGCCAGTGCTTCTCACTTTGGCTGATATGGAATTTGAAGGAATCAGTGTGGAAAAGGGATATTTCGAATCTCTCTCCAAATCCTTCGAAACAAAAATCAAAGAACATGAAAAGAACATTCACTTCTATGCGGGAAGAGCATTTAATATCAATTCGACGAAAGAGTTACAAACCGTTTTATTCGAAGATTTACGCCTCCCCGCAGAGAAAAAAACACAAACTGGATATTCCACCGACCATTCCGTTTTAGAATCTTTACAAGGAACCCATCCCATCATTGATGAATTATTGGAAATCCGAAAATTTTCAAAATTAAAATCCACTTATACAGATACATTGCCTACACTCATCAATCCCAAAACGGGACGTATCCATACAAGTTATAACCAAACCATTGCTGCGACAGGAAGGTTATCTTCTACAAATCCAAACTTACAAAACATCCCCATCAAAGATGAAGAAGGGAGATTGCTTAGAAAGGGTTTTATCGCTAAAAAAGGATATGAAATTTTATCTCTTGACTATAGCCAAATCGAACTTCGCATCATGGCCCACTTTGCCAATGATCCACAAATGATGGATGCTTATCAATCAGGAGTTGATATCCACAAAAGAACTGCAGCAGGGATCTTCGGAGTTCCAGAAGACAAAGTAACACCCGATATGCGAAATAAAGCAAAAGTCGTTAACTTTTCTGTCATCTACGGAGTTACATCCTTTGGTCTTTCCAATAACTTAAGGATCAGTCGCAAAGAAGCAAAAGAGTTTATAGAAAAATACTTTGCTACGTATAAAGGCGTCCAAACTTATATGGAAGAGATTGTAGAGTTTTGTAAAGAACATGGGTATGTCGAAACACTTCTTGGTCGCAGACGTTATCTCCCAGACATTCACTCCAAACACAAAATGGCAAGTGAAACAGCCAAACGTGTGGCCATCAACTCTCCCATCCAAGGTACATCTGCTGATATGATTAAGTTAGCAATGATCCAGATTCATAACAAAATCAAAAAGAATGGTTATCGCTCCAAACTCCTACTACAAGTTCATGATGAACTTGTCTTCGAGGTAGATCCAAAAGAAAAAAAAGAATTCTACCAAATGGCAAAGGATGAAATGGAATCTGCAATGAAACTAAAAGTTCCCATTGTCGCCCAAGGGAAGTTTGGCGGTAACTGGGATGAAGCACATTAG
- a CDS encoding LIC13410 family lipoprotein gives MIKKLLILSTLASVLFLVSCSSGNKVQAGSTKVHPHTALRKLEIDMIKVGDGLVKTEAVLGKSTEKSSDPSGTVMVWYFAEDRDVPEQYYTLKEKPDTVEKFLKLTFDAKNKITAKDFKL, from the coding sequence ATGATCAAAAAACTTTTGATACTCAGCACACTCGCGTCTGTTTTGTTTTTAGTTTCCTGTTCGTCGGGAAACAAAGTACAAGCAGGAAGCACTAAAGTTCATCCACACACAGCACTTCGCAAATTAGAAATTGATATGATCAAAGTGGGGGATGGTCTAGTAAAAACAGAAGCTGTCCTTGGCAAATCTACCGAAAAATCATCTGATCCAAGTGGAACAGTGATGGTATGGTATTTTGCAGAAGACCGTGATGTCCCAGAACAGTATTACACTCTAAAAGAAAAACCAGATACAGTAGAAAAGTTTTTGAAGCTCACATTTGATGCTAAAAACAAAATTACTGCAAAAGACTTTAAACTATAA
- a CDS encoding DUF2779 domain-containing protein gives MFDQKSTPITKSQYLQYLRCNNAFHLVKDGIVPKPSSASYGGYLEWGDFLKLCRDQFSDATSIDKTLEKEESFQKTEKLILEKKSIFHAHLRFKEFVSTVEYLEYDNEREGWILWDFRPIGSIKQDIMRSLYFHKQVAEGMSLNILGYKLIRIQTKYIYPGGPIQPEDYLLIEDITPRMESELGTRADEWNQFQEELERTKGQTVLYSFLDSKPSCRSLKTCLSPIHCAKGKENAKEIFDFRDSSELAKQWFALGYESYESVPDSELTPIQKIQKQAHITGDIYFDRKSFETYLSNVTKSVAFLDFESINPYLPLYPQTRPFQHVPYLYSLHIWDRENDTLIHKTYLHKDLETDPRVPVMAQLQKDLPPGITVFSFNDFFEKLIIQEAAEAYPEFLEFWERVKSMFIDLAMPFKKLWIYHPGQNGKASLKEILPCFSTESHGGLSIREGQDANYQYLRLIKKQVTAEEKKRVLEDLIAYCKLDSYGLFLIYRMLQERLSVI, from the coding sequence TTGTTTGATCAAAAATCGACTCCCATCACCAAATCTCAGTATTTACAATACTTAAGATGCAACAATGCTTTCCATTTGGTAAAAGATGGAATTGTTCCAAAACCTTCCTCTGCATCTTACGGCGGTTATTTGGAATGGGGTGATTTTTTAAAACTATGTAGAGACCAGTTTAGCGATGCAACTTCTATCGATAAAACACTAGAAAAAGAAGAAAGTTTCCAAAAAACTGAAAAACTTATTTTGGAAAAAAAATCAATTTTCCATGCTCACCTTCGATTTAAGGAATTTGTATCCACTGTTGAATATTTAGAATACGACAACGAACGAGAGGGCTGGATTCTTTGGGATTTCCGTCCCATTGGTTCGATCAAACAAGATATCATGCGGTCTTTGTATTTCCACAAACAAGTGGCCGAGGGAATGTCTTTAAACATTTTGGGATACAAACTGATTCGCATCCAAACCAAATACATTTATCCAGGTGGCCCCATCCAACCGGAAGATTACTTACTCATAGAAGACATAACTCCAAGGATGGAATCAGAACTCGGAACAAGAGCAGACGAATGGAACCAGTTTCAAGAAGAATTGGAACGAACAAAAGGACAAACTGTACTGTATTCGTTTTTAGATTCCAAACCCAGTTGTCGATCACTCAAAACTTGTTTGTCTCCCATACATTGTGCAAAAGGAAAAGAAAACGCCAAAGAAATCTTTGATTTTCGCGACAGTTCCGAATTAGCAAAACAATGGTTTGCTTTAGGGTACGAATCGTACGAATCCGTTCCCGATTCGGAACTTACTCCCATACAAAAAATACAAAAACAAGCCCATATCACGGGAGATATTTACTTTGATCGAAAATCTTTCGAAACCTATTTATCTAATGTGACAAAATCTGTTGCTTTTTTAGATTTTGAATCAATCAACCCTTATCTCCCTCTGTATCCACAAACAAGACCCTTTCAACATGTGCCTTATCTGTATTCTTTGCATATTTGGGATAGAGAGAACGATACATTAATACATAAAACCTATTTACACAAAGATTTAGAAACAGATCCCCGCGTTCCTGTAATGGCCCAATTGCAAAAAGACTTACCTCCAGGGATCACCGTCTTTTCGTTTAACGATTTTTTTGAAAAACTCATCATTCAGGAGGCTGCAGAAGCTTATCCTGAGTTTTTAGAATTCTGGGAAAGAGTCAAATCGATGTTTATCGACCTTGCAATGCCTTTTAAAAAACTCTGGATCTACCATCCGGGTCAAAATGGGAAAGCATCCTTAAAGGAAATACTGCCTTGTTTTAGTACAGAAAGTCACGGGGGCCTTTCCATTCGAGAGGGGCAAGATGCGAATTACCAATATTTAAGATTGATAAAAAAGCAGGTGACAGCCGAAGAAAAAAAACGTGTTCTGGAGGATTTGATAGCTTATTGCAAACTTGATAGTTATGGTTTGTTTTTAATCTATAGAATGTTACAAGAAAGATTATCGGTTATTTAA
- a CDS encoding MFS transporter translates to MGFPYTLVTLVFLSMLPVTMIVPVVKDVVKDRMLGSNWEVAYFTSIPMLGSFLFAPVAGIISDRFKNRKYFISFFCFLDAGLFYLLTIVTDMGLFLFLRFLEGAAHIFIIGLLLSSAADRENDPENKRYYGKGILMGITGMFLSLGGAFGMPLGILGRKNPLLPFYVGSGILIFVGLFSLLMLKDKGIHKAKDFKLSDLKVAIFENPFLFVPFLFNFIDRFTVGFIISSFNIHLRETLAFHPGMLGVFLGLVLFPMSLLSYPSALLSRKTGVLPLVLVGSTIYGIFLGLSGTTNEYWYLFTFLLICGVGAGVMFVPSMMLASKMSKPGLTATTMSAFTGVGSLGFMLGPVVSVQMQLVFESILPPAYSFSALSFFFGFLEIGLVFLTIPFFKKILGKMNRIDEEREKISLANPDPIL, encoded by the coding sequence TTGGGATTCCCGTATACATTAGTTACTTTAGTTTTTTTATCCATGTTACCGGTCACAATGATTGTACCGGTAGTCAAGGATGTTGTAAAGGATCGGATGCTTGGATCCAATTGGGAAGTTGCTTATTTTACAAGTATTCCCATGCTCGGTTCCTTTCTTTTTGCACCGGTTGCGGGAATCATCTCAGATCGTTTCAAAAACAGAAAATACTTTATTAGTTTTTTCTGTTTTTTAGATGCTGGACTATTTTACTTACTCACCATCGTGACTGACATGGGACTCTTTCTGTTTTTAAGATTCCTAGAAGGTGCCGCTCATATTTTTATCATTGGACTTCTCCTAAGTTCTGCTGCGGATCGTGAAAATGACCCAGAGAACAAACGTTATTATGGGAAAGGAATTCTTATGGGCATCACGGGAATGTTTTTATCCCTAGGTGGTGCCTTTGGAATGCCACTCGGGATTCTCGGAAGGAAAAATCCTCTTTTGCCATTTTACGTTGGTTCAGGAATTTTAATCTTTGTTGGTTTATTTAGTTTGCTTATGCTAAAAGACAAAGGGATTCATAAAGCAAAAGATTTTAAACTGAGTGACTTGAAAGTTGCCATTTTCGAAAATCCGTTTTTATTTGTTCCGTTTTTATTCAACTTTATCGATCGTTTTACTGTTGGTTTTATCATTTCATCTTTTAATATCCACCTAAGGGAAACACTTGCTTTCCATCCCGGAATGCTAGGTGTTTTTTTAGGACTTGTTCTTTTTCCAATGAGTTTACTTTCTTATCCATCAGCTCTCCTCTCTCGCAAAACAGGCGTTTTGCCACTTGTACTTGTAGGATCTACGATTTACGGAATTTTTTTAGGTCTTTCAGGAACCACCAATGAGTATTGGTATCTTTTTACATTTTTACTGATCTGCGGGGTTGGAGCCGGTGTGATGTTTGTGCCTTCCATGATGCTTGCAAGTAAAATGTCAAAACCTGGACTTACTGCCACTACCATGTCTGCCTTCACTGGCGTGGGTTCTCTTGGATTTATGTTAGGTCCTGTTGTTTCTGTACAAATGCAACTGGTCTTTGAATCAATTCTACCTCCGGCTTATAGTTTTTCTGCGCTTTCTTTCTTTTTTGGATTTTTGGAGATTGGACTTGTGTTTTTAACCATTCCATTTTTCAAAAAGATTTTGGGAAAAATGAACCGAATCGATGAGGAAAGAGAAAAGATATCACTTGCCAACCCTGATCCTATCCTGTAG
- a CDS encoding helix-turn-helix transcriptional regulator encodes MTSFEDFPMIEVKKMNETEVRLFALLFNLLREPKGISFQKFRNIMPRFYKNEDIESDRKKLYRDLNQLKSLGFNIKVAQFGYQSEDYFPYYLEKESIDRTLKFTKEELEYLSRVLFATEPSQEGISLSQKLFSHHLDLIPKFAKQPKENIELDDTPDSSHTEKILQAIKDKRALTIQYGFEEKERTIEPYRLVRKNTTDFYLLAYDRGKKSLRRFILPKITVKKESKEEFQSNLKITKEDLNFHPLLLSKHPEIEIPIQIHPEYEDRWKLFLEGASFEKVENEYRVRTTNQNALFQFFVLSPEALVVTSEDWKKTFQSYTKHWEDLYQFV; translated from the coding sequence ATGACTTCTTTTGAAGACTTTCCAATGATCGAAGTGAAAAAAATGAATGAGACGGAAGTTCGTCTCTTCGCTTTGCTCTTCAATCTACTCCGTGAACCCAAAGGAATCAGTTTCCAAAAATTTCGTAATATTATGCCTCGGTTCTACAAAAACGAGGACATTGAATCAGACCGTAAAAAACTATACAGAGATTTAAACCAACTAAAGTCCCTTGGATTCAATATCAAAGTGGCCCAATTTGGTTACCAATCAGAAGACTATTTTCCTTATTATTTAGAAAAAGAATCCATTGACCGCACACTAAAGTTCACCAAAGAAGAGTTAGAATATCTTTCCAGGGTTTTGTTTGCAACAGAACCTAGTCAAGAAGGGATTAGCCTTTCTCAAAAGTTGTTTTCCCATCATTTGGATCTCATCCCTAAATTTGCAAAACAACCAAAAGAAAATATTGAATTAGATGATACACCAGACTCATCACATACAGAAAAAATCTTACAAGCAATCAAAGATAAAAGAGCGCTCACCATCCAATACGGTTTTGAGGAAAAAGAAAGAACCATAGAACCGTACAGGCTCGTTCGAAAAAATACCACCGACTTCTACTTACTTGCCTATGATCGTGGAAAAAAATCGTTACGAAGATTCATTCTTCCCAAAATCACAGTCAAAAAGGAATCCAAAGAAGAATTCCAATCCAATCTTAAAATCACAAAGGAAGATTTAAATTTTCATCCTTTGTTACTTTCCAAACACCCAGAAATAGAAATTCCCATACAAATTCATCCTGAATATGAAGATCGTTGGAAGTTGTTTTTAGAAGGGGCAAGTTTTGAAAAAGTAGAAAACGAATACCGAGTCAGGACCACAAATCAAAATGCTTTGTTCCAATTTTTTGTCCTTTCTCCAGAAGCTCTTGTTGTTACTTCAGAAGATTGGAAAAAAACCTTCCAATCTTACACAAAACATTGGGAAGATTTGTATCAGTTTGTTTGA
- a CDS encoding LIC13411 family adhesin, whose translation MRTIGLLISLSFFLQCATYWKNRKNDFQDIVTVGAETPMYGAAVKVGPLPIGFVFQGGESEMGKKDLGRGVGLRGGQFGTYHSQQLVFGILGGESFHSGLPLLDAKGNWLVDKKGIPLTSDERANVKSYKMRYYSYIYDPVKDRKRRKKEHFRRELTNDLVSATGQKEFLVYLPAEDLKPFGYPPGYSWNVEVTAGVYGGARLGFNVAEAFDFLLGFTTIDLLDDDVEGKVKPSFPGFPFPAPTETETDSESVE comes from the coding sequence ATGCGAACTATAGGACTCCTCATTAGCCTCTCTTTTTTTCTACAATGTGCCACATATTGGAAAAATCGTAAAAATGATTTCCAAGACATTGTAACCGTTGGTGCGGAAACACCCATGTATGGAGCTGCAGTGAAAGTAGGACCTTTACCCATTGGATTTGTTTTTCAAGGTGGAGAATCCGAGATGGGGAAAAAAGATTTGGGTCGCGGAGTAGGACTTCGGGGCGGGCAATTTGGCACTTACCATTCTCAACAGCTCGTCTTTGGTATATTAGGTGGTGAAAGTTTTCATTCTGGATTACCTCTTTTGGATGCCAAAGGGAATTGGCTTGTGGATAAAAAAGGAATCCCTCTCACGAGCGACGAACGTGCCAATGTAAAAAGTTATAAAATGCGTTATTACTCTTATATTTATGATCCTGTCAAAGATCGTAAGAGAAGAAAAAAGGAACATTTCCGTCGAGAGCTCACAAACGACTTGGTTTCTGCTACTGGACAAAAAGAATTTTTAGTTTATCTTCCAGCAGAAGACTTAAAACCATTTGGATATCCACCTGGATATTCATGGAATGTCGAGGTCACTGCTGGTGTTTATGGTGGGGCTAGACTTGGATTTAATGTTGCGGAAGCTTTTGATTTTTTATTGGGATTTACCACCATCGATTTGTTAGATGATGATGTGGAAGGAAAAGTCAAACCAAGTTTCCCTGGTTTTCCTTTCCCCGCTCCAACCGAAACAGAAACTGATTCCGAATCGGTAGAATGA